From Pseudomonas sp. CCI4.2, one genomic window encodes:
- a CDS encoding D-alanyl-D-alanine carboxypeptidase family protein, translating to MTPSPPQLNAKSWVLMDAASGNIITSHDPQERLPPASLTKLMTVYVATNEIQANRLKADDVVTISENAWRTGGSRMFLDPRSQVPVHDLLRGIVIDSGNDASVALSEHIAGSEESFAGLMNATAKRLGLEDTHFMNPTGLPVPDHYSSAQDMAKLARAIITDESAYYSLYKNKYFTWNGIRQPNRNLLLWRDSSVDGLKTGHTDAAGYCMVTSAVRDGRRLITAVFGSTSMRNRANDAEKLLTYGFRFFDTQTYAKAAQVLESPLVWKGEHRTLPVGLLDDISLTLPKSRDRKIETHIHIDKRLVAPIEMGAVVGSVELFDGDQKLATRPLIALQSEASGPWWSSTWDTLRLFILDLLGIVVPTE from the coding sequence ATGACCCCTTCACCGCCCCAGTTGAACGCCAAGTCCTGGGTGCTCATGGATGCCGCCAGCGGTAACATCATTACCAGCCACGACCCGCAAGAGCGCCTGCCGCCTGCCAGCCTGACCAAGCTGATGACGGTGTACGTGGCCACCAACGAGATCCAGGCAAACCGCCTGAAAGCCGATGATGTGGTGACCATCAGTGAGAACGCCTGGCGCACGGGTGGCTCACGCATGTTCCTTGATCCGCGCAGCCAAGTGCCGGTACATGATCTGCTGCGCGGCATTGTGATTGATTCTGGCAACGACGCCAGCGTTGCCCTGTCGGAACATATCGCTGGAAGTGAAGAAAGCTTTGCCGGGTTAATGAATGCCACGGCCAAACGACTGGGGCTGGAAGATACCCACTTCATGAATCCTACTGGTCTTCCTGTGCCAGATCACTATTCGTCAGCCCAAGACATGGCGAAACTCGCGCGGGCGATCATCACCGATGAGTCGGCCTACTACTCGCTGTACAAAAACAAGTACTTCACCTGGAACGGCATCCGCCAACCCAATCGAAATCTGTTGTTATGGCGCGACAGCTCAGTTGATGGCTTGAAGACCGGCCACACCGATGCCGCTGGTTACTGCATGGTCACCTCCGCAGTGCGAGACGGTCGCCGCTTGATCACCGCCGTTTTTGGCTCCACCTCCATGCGCAACCGTGCCAACGACGCGGAAAAACTGCTGACCTATGGATTTCGATTTTTCGATACCCAGACGTACGCGAAGGCCGCTCAAGTGTTAGAAAGCCCCCTGGTCTGGAAAGGTGAACACCGCACATTGCCGGTGGGACTACTGGACGATATTTCGCTGACGTTGCCGAAGAGCCGAGATCGAAAAATCGAAACCCATATACACATCGACAAACGGCTCGTAGCACCAATCGAAATGGGCGCCGTCGTCGGTAGTGTGGAGCTCTTTGACGGTGATCAAAAGCTAGCAACTCGGCCCTTGATTGCCCTCCAATCCGAAGCATCCGGGCCTTGGTGGTCAAGCACGTGGGACACGTTGCGGTTATTCATCCTCGACCTGTTGGGTATTGTGGTTCCGACAGAATGA
- a CDS encoding HAMP domain-containing sensor histidine kinase has protein sequence MFWSKKADRWRSSNSRLIGLYALFFVAWGAVFTGVLYWEISRYLGTVAERTLMQRAHYYQKVDDATLVTELAGSEVYSIPGIDAYGLFEADGKHLTGDLLKLRLNLPDDGQVHYLERGLSIALPSEETRSSYAFRLNRPDGRILILSRDGGSISAVGGIIGQALFWGLSLTLIPGLVGWRLLRRRPIRRVERLQRSTESIVSGNLRERLPLSARRDELDMLANAVNTMLEHIEQLMLEVKSVCDGIAHDLRTPLTRLRARLYQLQKLPLQPAHADTLNLALEESESIMLRFQGLLRISELEDTRRRSAFGSFQPEALLQQAHEFYEPLAQGKGQQLILQISGHYPTLRGDVSLLFEALVNLMDNAIKFTQAGGEIHLICQRREHSLSIEVLDNGPGIPAAERNSVTRRLYRGDATRQQPGNGLGLSLVAAIARLHGFGLSIEEGNQGRGTRIVLDCPLRDPQNERS, from the coding sequence ATGTTCTGGTCGAAAAAAGCTGACCGTTGGCGTTCAAGCAACAGCCGTCTGATCGGCCTATATGCGCTGTTTTTTGTAGCGTGGGGCGCGGTATTTACCGGTGTGCTGTATTGGGAAATCTCCCGCTATTTGGGCACGGTGGCCGAGCGCACCCTGATGCAACGGGCGCACTACTATCAGAAGGTGGACGACGCCACGCTGGTAACTGAATTGGCAGGCAGCGAGGTGTATTCCATACCCGGAATCGACGCCTACGGCCTATTCGAAGCCGATGGCAAACACCTCACAGGGGACTTGCTCAAGCTGCGTTTGAACCTCCCGGACGACGGCCAAGTGCATTATCTGGAACGTGGTTTAAGCATTGCTTTACCCAGCGAGGAAACCCGCAGCAGTTATGCGTTCAGATTAAACCGGCCCGATGGCCGAATCCTGATTCTGTCCCGTGATGGGGGCTCGATTTCTGCGGTGGGCGGCATCATCGGACAAGCTTTGTTCTGGGGGCTATCACTGACGCTTATCCCCGGTTTGGTAGGCTGGCGCCTGTTGCGCAGGCGACCCATTCGCCGCGTGGAGCGGCTGCAGCGCAGCACCGAAAGCATCGTCTCGGGCAACCTGCGTGAGCGCCTGCCACTGTCTGCTCGCCGCGATGAACTCGACATGCTCGCGAACGCCGTGAACACCATGCTTGAGCACATCGAGCAACTGATGCTGGAGGTCAAAAGCGTGTGCGACGGTATCGCTCATGACCTGCGAACCCCGCTGACCCGCCTTCGCGCGCGACTCTACCAACTGCAAAAACTACCATTGCAACCGGCCCATGCCGACACGCTTAATCTGGCATTGGAAGAGAGCGAGTCGATCATGTTGCGGTTTCAGGGTCTGCTGCGTATCTCGGAGCTGGAGGACACCCGACGGCGTTCGGCCTTCGGCTCGTTTCAGCCCGAAGCGCTGCTGCAACAAGCGCATGAGTTCTATGAGCCACTGGCTCAAGGAAAGGGTCAGCAATTGATCCTGCAAATAAGCGGGCACTATCCGACGCTACGAGGTGATGTGTCGCTCCTGTTCGAGGCGCTGGTGAACCTCATGGATAACGCGATCAAGTTCACTCAGGCGGGAGGCGAAATACACCTGATCTGTCAGCGAAGAGAGCACAGCCTGAGCATCGAAGTGCTGGACAACGGTCCTGGCATCCCGGCCGCCGAACGCAACAGTGTCACGCGACGCCTCTATCGCGGCGACGCAACGCGACAGCAACCGGGCAACGGACTTGGCTTGTCGCTGGTCGCCGCCATCGCGCGGCTGCATGGATTTGGCTTGAGCATCGAAGAAGGCAATCAGGGTCGAGGCACTCGGATTGTCCTTGATTGCCCGCTACGCGACCCTCAAAACGAGCGTTCTTAA
- a CDS encoding response regulator transcription factor — MNRALVIEDDEVTAQAIIAELAAHGFSTQWADNGREGLAMAIAGGYEVITLDRMLPDFDGLTIVSTLRQLAIQTPVLMISALSDVDERVRGLRSGGDDYLTKPFSMVEMIARLEVLLRNPTPGNADRCLNFGCLRVDLIEQTATLNGDAVALLPTEFKLLRYLMRNAGQLVTRTMLFQEVWGYHFDPGTNIIDVHIGRLRKKIEGAAAPAIQTIRGSGYVLVEKS, encoded by the coding sequence ATGAATCGTGCATTGGTCATCGAGGATGACGAAGTCACGGCACAGGCCATTATTGCTGAGCTGGCGGCTCACGGTTTCAGTACACAGTGGGCCGACAACGGCCGCGAAGGTCTTGCGATGGCTATTGCCGGTGGCTACGAAGTCATCACGCTGGACCGCATGCTGCCCGACTTCGATGGTCTGACCATCGTCAGTACGCTGCGCCAGTTGGCAATCCAAACCCCCGTCTTGATGATCAGCGCCTTATCGGACGTCGATGAACGCGTGCGCGGTCTGCGCTCCGGTGGCGATGACTACCTCACCAAACCGTTTTCAATGGTAGAAATGATCGCGCGCCTTGAAGTTCTGTTGCGTAATCCTACCCCCGGCAATGCCGATCGCTGTCTGAATTTCGGCTGCTTGCGCGTCGATTTGATTGAACAGACGGCGACGCTAAACGGCGATGCAGTCGCCCTCCTCCCCACCGAGTTCAAGCTTCTGAGATACCTGATGCGTAACGCCGGGCAATTGGTCACTCGTACCATGTTGTTTCAGGAAGTTTGGGGCTACCACTTCGATCCCGGCACCAACATCATCGACGTCCACATCGGTCGGTTGCGCAAAAAAATAGAAGGTGCAGCCGCACCGGCCATTCAGACGATACGTGGGTCAGGTTATGTTCTGGTCGAAAAAAGCTGA
- a CDS encoding NADPH-dependent F420 reductase, translated as MSYAIIGFGSIGQALAKAFARNSIEVSVATTRDPESFAPAAAAIGPTIIPKTLAEAVKADIVFLAVRFESHPDVAKVLPSWQGKTIIDVTNAYGVPPEELGGQPSSKFVAQAFTGARLVKGFNHLGASVLDQDPAVQGGRRVVFLASDDDGAAAEISALAESLGFSPIKLGGLSDGGLLVQARGNSWGQLIFKDLIKFD; from the coding sequence ATGAGCTACGCAATTATCGGCTTCGGCAGTATAGGCCAAGCCCTGGCCAAAGCGTTCGCCCGCAACAGCATCGAAGTATCCGTTGCCACCACCCGCGACCCGGAAAGCTTCGCACCCGCCGCGGCCGCGATCGGACCCACGATCATTCCCAAAACACTGGCGGAAGCCGTCAAGGCGGACATCGTCTTTTTGGCCGTCCGTTTTGAGTCGCACCCGGATGTCGCGAAGGTACTGCCCAGTTGGCAGGGCAAGACCATCATCGATGTAACCAATGCCTACGGCGTGCCCCCTGAGGAACTGGGAGGACAACCTTCTTCCAAGTTCGTCGCGCAGGCCTTTACGGGTGCAAGACTGGTTAAGGGCTTCAACCATTTGGGCGCTTCCGTCCTTGACCAAGACCCGGCCGTACAGGGCGGCAGGAGAGTCGTATTCCTGGCGAGCGACGATGACGGCGCCGCAGCGGAAATTAGTGCGCTTGCGGAAAGTCTCGGCTTCTCGCCGATCAAACTTGGCGGGCTTTCGGACGGTGGACTGCTTGTGCAGGCGCGCGGAAATAGCTGGGGTCAACTGATCTTTAAAGACTTGATCAAGTTCGACTGA
- a CDS encoding SDR family oxidoreductase: MTRLNGKTAVITGGATGIGRAAAKRFIEEGAFVFIFGRRQEALDAAVADLGPNARAVKGSVSDEADLDRLYAAVKAERGTLDIVFANAGVGSQLALGKITAEHIDETFDTNVKGTIFTVQKALPLMGRGGSIILTGSSAGTTGAPAFTAYSASKAAVRNLARTWAEDLKGTGIRVNVLSPGAVATELAKAALGDEGLKAYGSMTALQHMGDPAEVGAAAAFLASDDSSFMTASEVAVDGGLAQL, translated from the coding sequence ATGACCAGACTGAATGGAAAGACCGCCGTGATCACCGGTGGCGCTACCGGCATCGGCCGCGCCGCAGCAAAGCGTTTCATTGAGGAGGGAGCGTTCGTCTTCATCTTCGGCCGCCGGCAGGAAGCGCTCGATGCCGCTGTCGCCGACCTCGGGCCCAATGCCCGCGCAGTGAAGGGCTCCGTCTCGGATGAGGCCGACCTCGACCGACTCTACGCAGCGGTGAAAGCCGAGCGCGGCACCCTCGACATCGTTTTCGCCAATGCAGGGGTGGGAAGCCAGCTTGCGCTAGGCAAGATCACCGCCGAGCACATTGACGAAACCTTCGATACCAATGTGAAGGGTACGATCTTCACGGTCCAGAAGGCGCTGCCGCTGATGGGCCGGGGCGGTTCGATCATCCTGACCGGATCAAGCGCCGGCACCACGGGCGCCCCAGCTTTCACCGCCTACAGCGCGAGCAAGGCAGCCGTGCGTAACCTCGCGCGGACTTGGGCGGAGGACCTTAAAGGCACCGGCATCCGGGTAAACGTGCTGTCGCCTGGCGCGGTGGCCACCGAACTTGCGAAGGCAGCGCTGGGCGACGAGGGCCTGAAGGCCTACGGCTCGATGACTGCTCTCCAGCACATGGGCGATCCGGCGGAAGTCGGGGCGGCAGCTGCCTTTCTCGCGTCGGATGACAGCAGCTTCATGACCGCCAGCGAAGTCGCCGTCGACGGCGGCCTGGCCCAACTCTGA
- a CDS encoding helix-turn-helix domain-containing protein — MTKLSEICDTGCGLNATLRIISGKWKPLVLFFLRDGPKRYGELKRLVQGVSDKVLIQQLKDLEADRVLTRTDYKEVPPRVDYALTPLGRSLADAIVPLCSWGTENATEMASIFAKRDALP; from the coding sequence ATGACGAAACTTTCTGAAATCTGCGACACCGGCTGCGGGCTGAACGCCACGCTGCGCATCATCTCGGGCAAGTGGAAACCGCTGGTCCTGTTTTTTCTGCGCGACGGCCCGAAACGCTACGGCGAGCTCAAACGCTTGGTCCAAGGCGTCAGCGACAAAGTGCTGATCCAGCAATTGAAGGATCTGGAGGCCGATCGCGTGCTAACACGGACCGACTACAAAGAGGTGCCGCCCCGGGTGGACTACGCGCTGACCCCGCTCGGTCGCAGCCTGGCCGACGCGATTGTCCCGCTGTGCAGTTGGGGAACCGAAAACGCGACGGAAATGGCAAGCATCTTCGCCAAGCGCGACGCGTTGCCCTAG
- a CDS encoding macro domain-containing protein, whose translation MIRFTQGNLLEAKTEALVNTVNTVGVMGKGIALMFKERFAENYRLYSAACKAGEVETGKVHVTAVNELEGPRWIVNFPTKRHWRSPSQMAWVTEGLHDLRRFLIENQVKSVAVPPLGAGNGGLKWPEVREQIIAVLSDLDLDVLVFEPSSQYLNVAKRSGVEKLTPARALIAELVRRYWVLGMECSLLEIQKLAWFLERAIEKLPDTENPLNLKFKAHKYGPYANRLEHLLNNLDGSYLHCDKRISDAGINDVIWFDEERKSFLQTYLKTEAKEYSRALERTVELIDGFESPFGMELLATVDWLLSQGGVSPTVSAVREALRHWDGGAAAASRKSKLFDDQALDIALKRLTSSSFRPEMATC comes from the coding sequence ATGATCAGATTTACCCAAGGTAACCTTCTGGAAGCCAAGACCGAAGCCCTCGTCAACACAGTGAATACCGTTGGCGTGATGGGTAAAGGTATCGCGCTGATGTTCAAAGAGCGCTTCGCGGAGAATTACCGTCTGTACTCAGCTGCCTGCAAGGCTGGTGAAGTGGAGACAGGCAAAGTTCACGTGACTGCAGTCAACGAACTGGAAGGCCCCCGCTGGATCGTAAACTTCCCTACCAAACGTCACTGGCGATCACCTTCGCAGATGGCTTGGGTGACGGAAGGCTTGCATGATCTGCGCCGTTTTTTGATTGAAAATCAGGTCAAGTCTGTGGCCGTCCCACCGCTGGGCGCCGGTAACGGTGGCTTGAAATGGCCTGAAGTCCGCGAGCAGATTATTGCTGTGTTGAGTGATTTGGATTTGGATGTCTTAGTGTTCGAACCTTCCAGCCAGTATCTGAATGTCGCCAAACGTAGCGGAGTGGAAAAGCTCACGCCTGCTCGCGCGCTCATTGCCGAATTGGTTCGACGCTATTGGGTTTTAGGTATGGAATGCAGCCTGCTTGAGATTCAGAAGCTGGCCTGGTTCCTGGAGCGCGCCATAGAAAAGCTGCCGGACACCGAGAACCCTTTGAACCTTAAGTTCAAAGCTCATAAATACGGTCCGTATGCCAATCGATTGGAGCATCTGCTCAATAATCTTGATGGCAGCTATCTGCATTGCGACAAACGCATCAGTGATGCAGGAATCAATGATGTGATCTGGTTTGACGAAGAGCGTAAATCCTTTCTGCAAACCTATCTCAAAACAGAAGCCAAGGAATATTCCCGAGCGTTGGAGCGCACCGTCGAGTTGATCGATGGCTTTGAGTCGCCCTTTGGCATGGAGTTATTGGCAACGGTTGATTGGTTGCTGAGCCAGGGAGGGGTTTCCCCGACTGTCTCGGCTGTGCGCGAAGCGTTGAGGCATTGGGATGGGGGAGCCGCTGCTGCCTCTCGCAAAAGCAAGCTGTTTGACGATCAGGCGCTTGATATTGCGCTGAAACGCCTTACCTCCAGTAGTTTCAGGCCTGAGATGGCTACCTGCTAG
- a CDS encoding DUF4433 domain-containing protein, which produces MIYSRLNPEKALIWRIVHRDNLPWILDNGLHCANSDVQAPQYVNIGNTDLIDKRRSRHVPIAPGRVLADYVPFYFTPFSVMMKNIHSGWSVQQRSNDEIVILVSSLYRVEQLGLPFVFTNAHAYPDWTNYYSDLANLGEIDWPILQRRDFKRDPDDPRKMERYQAEALIHHHLPITGLLGIMCYTDAMKERIEQDVAARGLRLSVHARPGWYFQ; this is translated from the coding sequence ATGATCTACAGCAGACTGAATCCAGAGAAGGCTCTGATTTGGCGTATCGTCCATCGCGATAACCTGCCTTGGATTCTGGACAACGGTCTGCACTGCGCAAATTCGGACGTGCAGGCACCGCAGTACGTGAACATTGGCAACACTGACTTGATAGACAAGCGCCGATCCCGACACGTACCGATAGCACCGGGGAGGGTACTGGCCGACTACGTACCCTTCTATTTCACCCCCTTCTCTGTGATGATGAAAAACATTCATTCTGGGTGGAGTGTTCAGCAGCGCAGCAACGACGAGATCGTAATTCTGGTCTCCAGCCTGTACCGCGTCGAACAGCTTGGCCTACCGTTCGTCTTCACAAACGCACATGCCTACCCGGATTGGACAAACTATTACAGTGATCTGGCGAATCTTGGCGAGATCGATTGGCCGATCCTTCAGCGGCGTGACTTCAAACGTGATCCTGATGACCCTCGAAAGATGGAGCGTTATCAGGCCGAAGCGCTGATTCACCATCACCTACCGATTACAGGACTCCTTGGCATCATGTGCTACACCGATGCGATGAAAGAACGCATAGAGCAGGACGTCGCCGCTAGAGGTCTGAGGTTGTCTGTTCATGCGCGTCCGGGATGGTATTTCCAATGA
- a CDS encoding DarT ssDNA thymidine ADP-ribosyltransferase family protein → MPDVRNIKEQKLLYHLTSVENLNGIFQEGLKPRADLTVFADVADSEILKKRQALELNRYVPFHWFAANPFDGSVQINRPKSKFVLISVYQSFAKQNGWKVIPRHPLANDEIQLLDYDKGFETIRWEVMSTRDYQDSDCKSICMAECLAPGIVAPKDFSMLFVPNSEVERLCTEKMREAGVKVRLTVNPGMFRK, encoded by the coding sequence ATGCCGGACGTCAGAAACATCAAGGAACAAAAGCTTCTCTACCACCTCACCTCGGTTGAAAACCTCAATGGCATTTTTCAGGAAGGCTTGAAACCTCGCGCCGACCTCACCGTCTTCGCAGACGTAGCAGACAGTGAAATTCTGAAGAAGCGCCAAGCCCTCGAGCTTAACCGCTATGTGCCCTTTCATTGGTTTGCTGCAAATCCTTTTGATGGAAGCGTGCAGATCAACAGACCGAAATCAAAATTTGTACTGATCTCGGTGTACCAATCATTTGCAAAACAAAACGGTTGGAAGGTCATTCCTCGCCACCCACTGGCAAACGATGAAATTCAGCTACTTGACTACGACAAAGGCTTCGAAACCATCAGATGGGAGGTCATGAGTACTCGGGACTATCAGGACTCCGATTGCAAAAGCATCTGCATGGCAGAATGCCTCGCGCCTGGTATCGTCGCGCCGAAAGACTTTTCTATGCTTTTTGTCCCAAATTCTGAGGTCGAGAGGCTCTGCACGGAAAAAATGCGCGAGGCAGGTGTTAAGGTACGTCTCACCGTGAATCCGGGGATGTTTCGTAAATGA
- a CDS encoding restriction endonuclease gives MVIAALVIGQGGPGDAGIDGIMSIDKLGLGKFYVQAKRWRIMRWSRHHNCCDYLHWIVITLTKSETCIFWRTGESHIAFADPNSGTIQSQGMFYQPLLNEGCR, from the coding sequence ATGGTGATTGCTGCCTTGGTGATTGGTCAAGGCGGCCCTGGTGACGCCGGTATCGACGGTATTATGTCGATCGACAAGCTGGGGCTTGGGAAGTTCTACGTTCAGGCCAAGCGCTGGCGAATCATGAGGTGGTCACGACACCACAATTGTTGCGATTACTTGCACTGGATCGTGATTACTTTGACGAAGAGTGAAACGTGCATTTTCTGGCGAACAGGCGAATCTCACATCGCATTTGCGGATCCGAATAGTGGCACAATACAGTCACAGGGAATGTTTTACCAACCCCTACTGAATGAAGGTTGCCGTTAG